GATGCCCAGGAATGGGTCCAGCGGTGCGAGGCATGCCAGTTCCATGCTAAGCAGACCCACCAGCCGGCCCAAGCCTTACAGGTCATTCCACTATCTTGGCCTTTCACAGTCTGGGGGCTAGACATCCTTGGACCGTTCAAAGCGGCTCGAGGCGGGTATCAGCATTTGTACGTCGCCATCGACAAATTCACTGAGTGGCCCGAAGCCTACCCAGTCGTCAAAATCGACAAGCATTCTGCTCTTaagttcatcaggggcatcacgtcTCGATTCGGAGTGCCCAACCGTATCATTACAGACAACGGCAACCAGTTCACCAATGAGCTGTTTGGCGGTTACTATGACGACATGGGTATCAAACTGTGCTTTGCCTCACCCGCCCACCCCAAGAGCAACGGCCAAGTCGAGCGAGCCAACGCCGAAATCCTCAAAGGACTCAAGACCAAGACGTACAACGTCCTGAAGAAGCACGGGGATTCATGGCTTGAGGAGTTGCCCGCCGTGTTGTGGGCAAATCGGACCACTCCAAGCCGTGCCACAGGGGAAACACCATTTTTCTTGGTGTACGGCGCCGAAGCGGTCCTACCCTTCGAGCTTTCCCTGGGTTCGCCTCGTGTCGCTCTGTACAACGAGGCCAACCAGGATGACCTCCACCGCGACGATCTCGATTATCTTGAAGAACGGAGAAGGCgacgctaccatcagcgccacgtccgggcccgattaCTACAAGTTGGCGATCTCATCCTACGCCGCGTTCAGTCGCGCCTAGGGCTGAGCAAGCTCTTGCCAAtgtgggaaggaccatacaaAGTGATCGGAGTGCCCCGGCCAGGCTCCGTTCGGTTAACCACGGaggacggcacagagctgcccaACCCCTGGAATATCGAGCACCTCCGTCGTTTCTATCCATAAAATCGAGATTTTTTGCTTTCCTGGAGCTCAGGCCAGCACCCGCACAACCCCTCGGTTTGTGCGGGactggccgggggctaccactaTGTATCCTTTTTCCTTTCACAAGCAATGAGTTTTTTCTACTTCTTCGCGGAGGCCGTtttttctccccttcctctgGCTTGTCCCGACTCAAGGAATAATCTGCGTTTATTCTAAAAACCCTAAGTGCTGTAAAGTGGCATGAAAACCGCCGAAAGGGAGCACGAACGTGGGCCGCGCCCCGGGTTGTGCCGGACCCCGGGGGATCGGAAGGGCCTACACACGGTCGTCCCCGACCCCCGGTCGTCGCAGCCTCGGTCTGGCCAGTCCCGCTGGGCGGCTCCCTCGGGGCGATGGTCTTGCCCATCACCACTTAGGTTCCGTGGACCGAACGCGGGTTTACCTTCTCGCTAGAACAAGCCCGAGGGGGGGGGAATGGGGCCAAAACGGTATATCAATCGCAGGCTGTCTAATTATCCATTTCTGCCTTGGTTTTTTCTTCTCCGTGTCACAGGCATCCGATAGAAAAAGCGAATGAGTTAAAGAGTTTTCAGTTGCAGAACAAGACAGGATGGCACGATGGCCTAAATACAAAAAGTGCCTGCTACGGGCACACAGCAAAAGGGGATAAAAAGCGCGAGCGGTCACGGAGTGCCCGGCCCCCCGAGACCGGTGCCACTAACGATGTCGTCCCaatcgttgtcgtcgtcgtcgccccccCCTTCCGCTCTCCTCGTCTGAGATAAGCCCGGAGGTGAACCGgggggccgacccctcgaagctCGAGACGATCGCGTCAGCCGCCTCCCGGACTTACTCCCGGGCCCTTGCTTCGGTCCCTGGGGGAAAGTCTTCAAGCGCACGCCACGGCTCGAAGTCGGGGTCGCGCGCTTGGTGGCTCGCAAGGACCAGCTCCACCGCAGCCCGTGCCAAAGAAGCCGACGAAGACTTTATGGtttcgccgacctcctcctccagcctctcCAGGCTCGCCGCTAGCCCGTCCAGCAGAAGCGCGAGTGCCGGCTATGTGGGCGGAAGCTTGCTATCCCGGCGCGCGGAGATGCCGACTCGACGCCCCGCGCGCTCCAGCCGGTTGACTGCGTCGGAGAGCTGCCTGGGCCCGAGCTCGTTGGTGAGGCGGAGGGCCGCAATCTCCCCAGCCTGATCCTGCACCAGGCGCTCCAGGTCGGCGAGGGTACTCCGAACTGTGGCAAGCTGGCTCGCCAACTCCGCGTCATGTCCGGCCCGCTCGCTGTCAAGTCCTTCTCCCGGGCCTCCAGCTCAGAGGCCTTCGCCGCTATCGCCGCGCGCTCAGCGCGGGCGCTCTCCAGATGGCGAGCCTCGCACCCGGCGACGGCCTCCTCGCGACTCGCGAGTTGCTCGCTCAGCCAGAACGAGGCTACATCGCGGTGGCTCACCTCGGCTTCGCGCTCGGCAAGTGCAGCGTCCTGTTCCCGGCATGCCTCTTCCCGCAGCCGTAGCTCTTCCGCGCGGCGATCCGCGGAAGCTTTCGCGGCAAGGGTGATCCGGTCACGCTCGGCCGCGGCCTCTTCACGGAGGCGAAGGGAAGCCTCCACCTTCGCCGCCGTTCTCTCGTGAGCGGCCAAGGTGGACTCCCGCTGATCTAGCAGGCGCGCTCGCTCCTCCAGCTCCTGGGCCCGCCCCGTCTGTTCTTCGCCGCACGTTTTTTGCTCGCGCTGGTTTCGATCGAGGACTTCGATCCACCGACGGATTGTGGCTTCAAGCTCCTGTGCGGAGCGAGCACGGTCATCCAAGGCCTTGCGCTCAGCCCCGAGCGCCGTCGTTCGAGCCTGCAGAGAGGCCTCAGCCTCCGATGCCCGCCGCTCGTGGGCAGCGGCTGCGTCAAGGACGCCGCAAGCGTCCCTAATCCTCTTCGCCAAGTCCTCGGCGTGAGCCTCATATTGGAGGCGGATGTCGCCCAGCGCCTCGTTCAGGACGCTCGAGGCGATCAGCGCCgcctgccgctcctcctccgtctcccgCATGATGGAGTCCAGTACCTCCTCGCGCGCCTGGATCTTGGCTAGTTGGGCTTGGCGCATTTTGCGCCCCACCTTCACCATGTCGTCCACAGCGCGATGCCCCTCCTCGACCCACACGTGGTCCGCGGCGAGCTAGGCTCACTTTGCATCCAGGGTCGTCCGCTCTTCCGCCAGGGCTTGAACTTGGGTGTTCAGCCCCTCTCGTACAGTGGagtcagcggcggcgagcacctgcAGAAGTGGCTCCATGCTCGCCGGAGTCGGGGAGGAAAAGGCCGCGGTCCGCCCCCGGGACGACGGGGTACTGCTGGATCCTCCGCGAGACTCGGGGCTGCTCTCGGCCCCCCTTTTGTGAGACCAGCCTCGAGGGCGCCCCAAGCGCCAGGGGGAATGGCTGTCCCTCTCACCCCCCGCTTCGGGTCCTCGGGTAGATTCAGCCTCAGCCTCGACCTCGGGCTCGGGACCGGCCTCGGCCTCGACCTCGGGCTCGAGACCGACCTCGGGCTCGGGACCGActtcggcctcggcctcgagcTCGGGCTCGGGAccgccctcggcctcggcccCAACCTCGGGCTCGAGGccacctccggctccggctctcGAGCCGCGTCTTCCTTCACCCCCTGATCCTGGGTAGTGCTCCGCGTGGGCCCTGGTCCCAGAGCCGCCCTCGGGAGGAGCGTCACCGCTCCTCACGCCGGCGGTAGGTCGGGTTCCGCCTGAGGGTCGCTTGAGATTGGGCCTAGTGTGTGACTTCTGGGCCCCACCGCGAGGCTGCGAAGACCCCGTGGCCTTAGACTGGCCGGACCCAGATTGCCCATGCGAGGGGTCAGACCCTGAGATTCCCTGAGAAGGAATCTCTCTACAAGAGAACCCAGATCATgttaacaaaagaaaatgaaggGACAAGAGAACGGGTAGAGTAAGAGCACCGAAGTGAGCGCCAACAATCATACCTACGGGGAGGGCGGTTGAAGGTCCACTTCGGGGGCTCGATGAAGCTTCCCCGACATGGCTCCGTTTGCCCTATCTTTCGGAGCCGCTTCTTTTTCCGCCCAGCCTCGGGCTCGGCTGGTCGCTTGTGGCCCGCTGGCGAATGATCTGTTGCGCACTCGGCACCCCCTCCacgcgggggagagggaggtCGGGAATACCCTCTTCTGGATGCCACACTTTTTATTTCTGGGTTGCCGAGAACTGTGCATTTGCAGGTATTCCTCCCTGTCAAAAAAGGTAGCGACTCTAGTACGAAAACCAGTACGACCAAAACAgcaaaatgagagagagagagagagagcaggaaaccattaaaaaaaaaggtcacaAACAGGTTCACCACAGCAACATGCTAGCCAAACAATCAgttttccaaaccgacatagcAGTTCACAAACAACCCAGCAGCCAGCCAAGCAATCCTTCTTCTTCAGGCTGCCTCATCACCTTTTTTTAGgtccttttgtttttcttgatcAATTCAGAAATTTCATTAGGGACAGTTCCAGTATTATTCTTGTGGTTCAATAAGTACGGCAAAAGCCCTAACTTCACATCTTTaatgaattcatccttcacctgcaagtcataaaaaaaagagagaaatgatgTTAGTTCTTTCAGAACTCCATAACAAAATTATAAGGTTAGTTCTTTCAACATACCTCATCATTCTTCTCTAAAAACCGGTTGAAATGTATTTCTCCAGAAGTCCCGAAATTCTCGATGAAATACATTGATGCAAACGCACTATCATTGACCTTTATGTTGGTACCAGTATATGCCACTTTGCGGTCAGGAAATTTTACTTGGTTGTATCCGCATCTTTTTAAAGCTGAGTTTGCTTTGGCTCCCAGATCAATACAAAATGGTTTCACGCTGGCCAAGGTATCTTTGTGGCAAAAAACATGGACCTGGTTTGAGCTTGAAAACACACAACATGCAACAATCCATTCTCCTTGGAAGAGAACAGGGCAGTAAATCTGTAAAAACAAACAATTGTGTAACTTGGTTTTGGGGAATTAACAATTCCAAAAAAAACAGTATTGATGCACAACTTACAGTTGTTTCCTTTAACGTGGTGGTCCTGCTACCTGATCTCAGAACCGGGAGTGCATCCACAATCATTTTCTCCAAATCTTGGCCATCCTGCACATAGGGGGGAACATAAGTTATCTGAACCAGGTACACTGCCTTAACCAGGACTGCCTGGCCTTAACCAGACACAATGACAACCACAACTGTATGGACTTAACCTGGACCTGGACTGTATAACCTTAACCAAACTGTATAGACTTGATTACTAACTTTGAGGCAcctaaaggatttttatttcagAAATTGTGGCGCCTCTTATTTATCCAACAATTGAATCTGATTGATAAATTGATGATATATGCCAGGGAGAGTTCATGAAAGTTTGGGATGTACTGCAATAGTGGCACCACAGCAGCCTAATGCCCCTGCTCCCCAACAGTGCATATCTCTTCAGTAGATAGTGAAGTATTTGTATGAAGTGTCACAGATCTGGCCTGGACTTGATTACTAACCTGGACTGTATAACCTTAACCAAACTGTGTGGCCTGGACTTGATTACTAACCTGGTTCACTGATTTAACCAAGTGTGCCTCAACCAGGACTGTATGGCCTTAACCAGTACTGTCTAGGCTTAACCGGACCTAATGCCTTAACCATTCTTAAGTACAATTGTAGTAcaattgttaaaaaaaacatggggaAACCTTTTACCTTCTCTACTGGTGAGAGAAAGATTCTTTTACGTTGGTTGTACGGATATTTATCCAGGACTTtcattaataatataataagatCCCTGGCATCCGCACCTCCTTGGAGGGACTGTTCTAATCGAGAACCAGTCATCGAGATCTCTTCAAACTCCAATATAACCTGCTCCTTACTTTTCAAATTGAAAACATAACACATATCAGTATAGCAAGTTCTACTCTAAAAGAATATAATCATAAGGCTTCCAGAAACATACCAACCAATGGCCAGCTGATGAACCAGTTCAAGTATTTCGCCCTTAAgcaactggcgggttggtttaTAATGGCCAAAAGGGTCAGCAGTTCTCCGTGGCCTCTGGGTAGAAGATGGTTGCACTGCTGAGGAAACTAACTCCTCCggtttctcctttggttcctcCTGCACTGCTGAGGAAACTGGCTCCTCCTCCGCTTTCTCCTTTGGTTGCCTCCTACAATAAAGTTTATCAGGCTTGGCAGTCCTCTTCATGTCAGCCTTGGGAGCTTCTCCAGAGGCAGGCCTCTTGTTTTGATTATCAGTGTTTTTCTGCAGGGGATCAACACCCGAATTCCCAGAGCCATCCAGTTTGGGTGTGGAATAAACAGCCGAAGCCCCAGCCTGGGAATTTTCTCTAGAGGCAGCCCCCGGACTCGAGGCAGCCCTCTCTTGTTGATTTTCATTCATGTCAGCCTTGGAATCTTCTCTAGAGGCAGCCCTCTCTTGTTGATTTTCACTGGGATCAACAACCGGACTCGAGGATCCACCAAAAATTTCTCCACCATCGAAACCCGCATCATCCAAACCCGCA
This window of the Oryza sativa Japonica Group chromosome 4, ASM3414082v1 genome carries:
- the LOC136356244 gene encoding uncharacterized protein; translated protein: MVKVGRKMRQAQLAKIQAREEVLDSIMRETEEERQAALIASSVLNEALGDIRLQYEAHAEDLAKRIRDACGVLDAAAAHERRASEAEASLQARTTALGAERKALDDRARSAQELEATIRRWIEVLDRNQREQKTCGEEQTGRAQELEERARLLDQRESTLAAHERTAAKVEASLRLREEAAAERDRITLAAKASADRRAEELRLREEACREQDAALAEREAEVSHRDVASFWLSEQLASREEAVAGCEARHLESARAERAAIAAKASELEAREKDLTASGPDMTRSWRASLPQFGVPSPTWSAWCRIRLGRLRPSASPTSSGPGSSPTQSTGWSARGVESASPRAGIASFRPHSRHSRFCWTG